Proteins found in one Brachyspira murdochii DSM 12563 genomic segment:
- a CDS encoding rubrerythrin family protein, giving the protein MAAKTLEEVLYSIFQGESNAANRYSSFGKASSNKAVQKVFSTTSLAEKIHAEKMRKLALRSGLDMSKFVPELNPVAPASDRENLEAGIKGEVYESTILYPQLAQVAVEQKNKLVSETVNSLGKVETEHAKLFQDIIDNFLNKDADVTFYLCPSCGNIYRDKAPETCETCGGSGKMFQKY; this is encoded by the coding sequence ATGGCTGCAAAAACATTAGAAGAAGTTTTATATTCAATATTTCAAGGTGAATCTAATGCTGCAAATAGATATAGTTCATTTGGAAAAGCATCAAGCAATAAAGCTGTTCAGAAAGTATTTTCAACAACATCTTTGGCTGAAAAAATACATGCTGAAAAAATGAGAAAATTAGCTTTAAGAAGCGGATTGGATATGAGTAAATTTGTTCCGGAACTTAATCCTGTAGCTCCTGCAAGCGACAGAGAAAATTTGGAAGCCGGTATAAAAGGCGAAGTATATGAATCTACTATACTTTATCCTCAGTTAGCTCAGGTAGCTGTAGAACAAAAAAATAAATTAGTAAGTGAAACAGTCAATTCATTGGGAAAAGTAGAAACAGAACATGCTAAATTATTCCAAGATATTATAGATAACTTTTTAAATAAGGATGCAGATGTAACTTTTTATCTCTGTCCTAGCTGCGGCAATATATACAGAGATAAAGCACCTGAAACCTGTGAAACTTGCGGCGGTTCTGGAAAGATGTTCCAAAAATATTAA